A portion of the Symphalangus syndactylus isolate Jambi chromosome 13, NHGRI_mSymSyn1-v2.1_pri, whole genome shotgun sequence genome contains these proteins:
- the SIGLEC10 gene encoding sialic acid-binding Ig-like lectin 10 isoform X1: MLLPLLLSSLLGGSQAMDGRFWIQVQDSVMVPEGLCISVPCSFSYSQKDWTESTPAYGYWFKAATETSKGAPVATNHQNREVEMSTRGRFQLTGDPAKGNCSLVIRDAQMQDESWYFFRVERGSYVRYNFMNNGFLLKVTALTQKPDVYIPETLEPGQPVTVICVFNWAFEECPPPSFSWTGAALSSQGTKPTTSHFSVLSFTPRPQDHDTDLTCHVDFFRKGVSTQRTVRLRVAYAPRDLVIRIFHDNMPALEPQPQGNVIYLEVQKGQFLRLLCAADSQPPATLSWVLQDRVLSSSHPWGPRTLGLELPGVKAEDSGRYTCRAENRLGSQQRALDLSVQYPPENLRVMVSQANRTVLENLGNGTSLPVLEGQSLRLFCVTHSSPPARLSWTRGGQTMGPSQPSDPGVLELPRIQMEHEGEFTCHAWHPLGSQHVSLSLSVHCEPSPQLLGPSCSWEAEGLHCSCSSQASPAPSLRWWLGEELLEGNSSQDSFEVTPSSAGPWANGSLSLHGGLSSGPRLSCEAWNVHGAQSGSILQLPDNKGLISTAFSNGAFLGIGITALLFLGLALIIMKILPKRQIQAENPRSRFSRHSTILDYVNVVPKANPLAQNRNQKATPSSPSRTPLPPGAPSPESKKNQKKQYQLSRFPEPKSSTQAPESQESQEELHYATLNFPGVRPRPEAQMPKGTQADYAEVKFQ, encoded by the exons ATGCTACTGCCACTGCTGCTGTCCTCGCTGCTGGGCG GGTCCCAGGCTATGGATGGGAGATTCTGGATACAAGTGCAGGATTCGGTGATGGTGCCAGAGGGCCTGTGCATCTCTGTGCCCTGCTCTTTCTCCTACTCCCAAAAGGACTGGACAGAGTCTACCCCAGCTTATGGCTACTGGTTCAAAGCAGCGACTGAGACAAGCAAGGGTGCTCCAGTGGCGACCAACCACCAGAATCGAGAGGTGGAAATGAGCACCCGGGGCCGATTCCAGCTCACTGGGGATCCCGCCAAGGGGAACTGCTCCTTGGTGATCAGAGACGCGCAGATGCAGGATGAGTCATGGTACTTCTTTCGGGTGGAGAGAGGAAGCTATGTGAGATACAATTTCATGAACAATGGGTTCCTTCTCAAAGTAACAG CCCTGACTCAGAAGCCTGATGTCTACATCCCCGAGACCCTGGAGCCGGGGCAGCCGGTGACGGTCATCTGCGTGTTTAACTGGGCCTTTGAGGAATGTCCACCCCCTTCTTTCTCCTGGACGGGGGCTGCCCTCTCCTCCCAAGGAACCAAACCCACGACCTCCCACTTCTCGGTGCTCAGCTTCACGCCCAGGCCCCAGGACCACGACACTGACCTCACCTGCCACGTGGACTTCTTCAGAAAGGGTGTGAGCACACAGAGGACCGTCCGACTCCGCGTGGCCT ACGCCCCCAGAGACCTTGTTATCCGCATTTTCCATGACAACATGCCAG CCCTGgagccccagccccagggaaATGTCATATATCTGGAAGTTCAGAAAGGCCAGTTCCTGCGGCTCCTCTGTGCTGCTGACAGCCAGCCCCCTGCCACGCTGAGCTGGGTCCTGCAGGACAGAGTCCTCTCCTCGTCCCACCCCTGGGGCCCCAGAACCCTGGGGCTGGAGCTGCCTGGGGTGAAGGCCGAGGATTCAGGGCGCTACACCTGCCGAGCAGAGAACAGGCTTGGCTCCCAGCAGCGAGCCCTGGACCTCTCTGTGCAGT ATCCTCCAGAGAacctgagagtgatggtttcccaAGCAAACAGGACAG TCCTGGAAAACCTCGGGAACGGCACATCCCTCCCGGTCCTGGAGGGCCAAAGCCTGCGCCTGTTCTGTGTCACCCACAGCAGCCCCCCAGCCAGGCTGAGCTGGACCCGGGGGGGACAGACCATGGGCCCCTCCCAGCCCTCAGACCCTGGGGTCCTGGAACTGCCACGCATTCAAATGGAGCACGAAGGAGAGTTCACCTGCCACGCCTGGCACCCGCTGGGCTCCCAGCAcgtctctctcagcctctccgtgCACTGTGA ACCCTCCCCACAGCTGCTGGGCCCCTCCtgttcctgggaggctgagggtctgCATTGCAGCTGCTCCTCCCAAGCCAGCCCGGCCCCCTCTCTGCGCTGGTGGCTTGGGGAGGAGCTGCTGGAGGGGAACAGCAGCCAGGACTCCTTCGAGGTCACCCCCAGCTCAGCCGGGCCCTGGGCCAACGGCTCCCTGAGCCTCCATGGAGGGCTCAGCTCCGGCCCCAGGCTCAGCTGTGAGGCCTGGAACGTCCATGGGGCCCAGAGTGGATCCATCCTGCAGCTACCAG ATAACAAGGGACTCATCTCAACGGCATTCTCCAACGGAGCATTTCTGGGAATCGGCATCACGGCTCTTCTTTTCCTCGGCCTGGCCCTGATCAT CATGAAGATTCTACCGAAGAGACAGATTCAGGCAGAGAACCCAAGGTCCAGGTTCTCCCGGCACAGCACGATCCTGGATTACGTCAATGTGGTCCCGAAGGCCAACCCCCTG GCTCAGAATCGGAATCAGAAAGCCACACCAAGCAGTCCTTCTCGGACCCCTCTTCCACCAGGTGCTCCCTCCCCAGAATCAAAGAAGAACCAGAAAAAGCAGTATCAGTTGTCCCGTTTCCCAGAACCCAAATCATCTACTCAAGCCCCAGAATCCCAGGAGAGCCAAGAGGAGCTCCATTATGCCACGCTCAACTTCCCAGGCGTCAGACCCAGGCCTGAGGCCCAGATGCCCAAGGGCACCCAGGCAGATTATGCAGAAGTCAAGTTCCAGTGA
- the SIGLEC10 gene encoding sialic acid-binding Ig-like lectin 10 isoform X9, translating into MLLPLLLSSLLGGSQAMDGRFWIQVQDSVMVPEGLCISVPCSFSYSQKDWTESTPAYGYWFKAATETSKGAPVATNHQNREVEMSTRGRFQLTGDPAKGNCSLVIRDAQMQDESWYFFRVERGSYVRYNFMNNGFLLKVTVLSFTPRPQDHDTDLTCHVDFFRKGVSTQRTVRLRVAYAPRDLVIRIFHDNMPDPPENLRVMVSQANRTVLENLGNGTSLPVLEGQSLRLFCVTHSSPPARLSWTRGGQTMGPSQPSDPGVLELPRIQMEHEGEFTCHAWHPLGSQHVSLSLSVHYNKGLISTAFSNGAFLGIGITALLFLGLALIIMKILPKRQIQAENPRSRFSRHSTILDYVNVVPKANPLAQNRNQKATPSSPSRTPLPPGAPSPESKKNQKKQYQLSRFPEPKSSTQAPESQESQEELHYATLNFPGVRPRPEAQMPKGTQADYAEVKFQ; encoded by the exons ATGCTACTGCCACTGCTGCTGTCCTCGCTGCTGGGCG GGTCCCAGGCTATGGATGGGAGATTCTGGATACAAGTGCAGGATTCGGTGATGGTGCCAGAGGGCCTGTGCATCTCTGTGCCCTGCTCTTTCTCCTACTCCCAAAAGGACTGGACAGAGTCTACCCCAGCTTATGGCTACTGGTTCAAAGCAGCGACTGAGACAAGCAAGGGTGCTCCAGTGGCGACCAACCACCAGAATCGAGAGGTGGAAATGAGCACCCGGGGCCGATTCCAGCTCACTGGGGATCCCGCCAAGGGGAACTGCTCCTTGGTGATCAGAGACGCGCAGATGCAGGATGAGTCATGGTACTTCTTTCGGGTGGAGAGAGGAAGCTATGTGAGATACAATTTCATGAACAATGGGTTCCTTCTCAAAGTAA CGGTGCTCAGCTTCACGCCCAGGCCCCAGGACCACGACACTGACCTCACCTGCCACGTGGACTTCTTCAGAAAGGGTGTGAGCACACAGAGGACCGTCCGACTCCGCGTGGCCT ACGCCCCCAGAGACCTTGTTATCCGCATTTTCCATGACAACATGCCAG ATCCTCCAGAGAacctgagagtgatggtttcccaAGCAAACAGGACAG TCCTGGAAAACCTCGGGAACGGCACATCCCTCCCGGTCCTGGAGGGCCAAAGCCTGCGCCTGTTCTGTGTCACCCACAGCAGCCCCCCAGCCAGGCTGAGCTGGACCCGGGGGGGACAGACCATGGGCCCCTCCCAGCCCTCAGACCCTGGGGTCCTGGAACTGCCACGCATTCAAATGGAGCACGAAGGAGAGTTCACCTGCCACGCCTGGCACCCGCTGGGCTCCCAGCAcgtctctctcagcctctccgtgCACT ATAACAAGGGACTCATCTCAACGGCATTCTCCAACGGAGCATTTCTGGGAATCGGCATCACGGCTCTTCTTTTCCTCGGCCTGGCCCTGATCAT CATGAAGATTCTACCGAAGAGACAGATTCAGGCAGAGAACCCAAGGTCCAGGTTCTCCCGGCACAGCACGATCCTGGATTACGTCAATGTGGTCCCGAAGGCCAACCCCCTG GCTCAGAATCGGAATCAGAAAGCCACACCAAGCAGTCCTTCTCGGACCCCTCTTCCACCAGGTGCTCCCTCCCCAGAATCAAAGAAGAACCAGAAAAAGCAGTATCAGTTGTCCCGTTTCCCAGAACCCAAATCATCTACTCAAGCCCCAGAATCCCAGGAGAGCCAAGAGGAGCTCCATTATGCCACGCTCAACTTCCCAGGCGTCAGACCCAGGCCTGAGGCCCAGATGCCCAAGGGCACCCAGGCAGATTATGCAGAAGTCAAGTTCCAGTGA
- the SIGLEC10 gene encoding sialic acid-binding Ig-like lectin 10 isoform X8 produces the protein MLLPLLLSSLLGGSQAMDGRFWIQVQDSVMVPEGLCISVPCSFSYSQKDWTESTPAYGYWFKAATETSKGAPVATNHQNREVEMSTRGRFQLTGDPAKGNCSLVIRDAQMQDESWYFFRVERGSYVRYNFMNNGFLLKVTALTQKPDVYIPETLEPGQPVTVICVFNWAFEECPPPSFSWTGAALSSQGTKPTTSHFSVLSFTPRPQDHDTDLTCHVDFFRKGVSTQRTVRLRVAYAPRDLVIRIFHDNMPDPPENLRVMVSQANRTVLENLGNGTSLPVLEGQSLRLFCVTHSSPPARLSWTRGGQTMGPSQPSDPGVLELPRIQMEHEGEFTCHAWHPLGSQHVSLSLSVHYNKGLISTAFSNGAFLGIGITALLFLGLALIIMKILPKRQIQAENPRSRFSRHSTILDYVNVVPKANPLAQNRNQKATPSSPSRTPLPPGAPSPESKKNQKKQYQLSRFPEPKSSTQAPESQESQEELHYATLNFPGVRPRPEAQMPKGTQADYAEVKFQ, from the exons ATGCTACTGCCACTGCTGCTGTCCTCGCTGCTGGGCG GGTCCCAGGCTATGGATGGGAGATTCTGGATACAAGTGCAGGATTCGGTGATGGTGCCAGAGGGCCTGTGCATCTCTGTGCCCTGCTCTTTCTCCTACTCCCAAAAGGACTGGACAGAGTCTACCCCAGCTTATGGCTACTGGTTCAAAGCAGCGACTGAGACAAGCAAGGGTGCTCCAGTGGCGACCAACCACCAGAATCGAGAGGTGGAAATGAGCACCCGGGGCCGATTCCAGCTCACTGGGGATCCCGCCAAGGGGAACTGCTCCTTGGTGATCAGAGACGCGCAGATGCAGGATGAGTCATGGTACTTCTTTCGGGTGGAGAGAGGAAGCTATGTGAGATACAATTTCATGAACAATGGGTTCCTTCTCAAAGTAACAG CCCTGACTCAGAAGCCTGATGTCTACATCCCCGAGACCCTGGAGCCGGGGCAGCCGGTGACGGTCATCTGCGTGTTTAACTGGGCCTTTGAGGAATGTCCACCCCCTTCTTTCTCCTGGACGGGGGCTGCCCTCTCCTCCCAAGGAACCAAACCCACGACCTCCCACTTCTCGGTGCTCAGCTTCACGCCCAGGCCCCAGGACCACGACACTGACCTCACCTGCCACGTGGACTTCTTCAGAAAGGGTGTGAGCACACAGAGGACCGTCCGACTCCGCGTGGCCT ACGCCCCCAGAGACCTTGTTATCCGCATTTTCCATGACAACATGCCAG ATCCTCCAGAGAacctgagagtgatggtttcccaAGCAAACAGGACAG TCCTGGAAAACCTCGGGAACGGCACATCCCTCCCGGTCCTGGAGGGCCAAAGCCTGCGCCTGTTCTGTGTCACCCACAGCAGCCCCCCAGCCAGGCTGAGCTGGACCCGGGGGGGACAGACCATGGGCCCCTCCCAGCCCTCAGACCCTGGGGTCCTGGAACTGCCACGCATTCAAATGGAGCACGAAGGAGAGTTCACCTGCCACGCCTGGCACCCGCTGGGCTCCCAGCAcgtctctctcagcctctccgtgCACT ATAACAAGGGACTCATCTCAACGGCATTCTCCAACGGAGCATTTCTGGGAATCGGCATCACGGCTCTTCTTTTCCTCGGCCTGGCCCTGATCAT CATGAAGATTCTACCGAAGAGACAGATTCAGGCAGAGAACCCAAGGTCCAGGTTCTCCCGGCACAGCACGATCCTGGATTACGTCAATGTGGTCCCGAAGGCCAACCCCCTG GCTCAGAATCGGAATCAGAAAGCCACACCAAGCAGTCCTTCTCGGACCCCTCTTCCACCAGGTGCTCCCTCCCCAGAATCAAAGAAGAACCAGAAAAAGCAGTATCAGTTGTCCCGTTTCCCAGAACCCAAATCATCTACTCAAGCCCCAGAATCCCAGGAGAGCCAAGAGGAGCTCCATTATGCCACGCTCAACTTCCCAGGCGTCAGACCCAGGCCTGAGGCCCAGATGCCCAAGGGCACCCAGGCAGATTATGCAGAAGTCAAGTTCCAGTGA